In Sphingomonas sp. SORGH_AS_0950, the following are encoded in one genomic region:
- a CDS encoding FUSC family protein, with the protein MPVPPPSVPARDRAIARRLATGLARRGIQFRAGEFALLEGASGSVAVLAMILWAQASHRPADIWGAYAAFWACLADNRLHAASRLRAMALFVIGGAVLATAMTAMVHPALPLTATLAAVAVAAITFVAGRSYGMATVGMLLGVVVVVAAEWPVDAAGPMAVGIAFLAGGGLALLLRIGSVYVLERPNRDRDATSPAPPELPSTRSARLHAASAGVAVFACFLAAHGLGLAYPQWATMTAVVVITVNIRTSSWRAVERIAGTLIGTAIVMVLIGHANGPVALEALVLPLAALTIALRAVNYTIFVGCVTPLFVVIAKIALPLQSAGAPQARAVDTIVGTSIALVICTLIAGLVRWIDTRRSPAPSACG; encoded by the coding sequence GTGCCCGTGCCGCCCCCTTCCGTCCCTGCCCGTGATCGGGCGATCGCCCGCCGCCTCGCCACCGGGTTGGCGCGTCGTGGCATACAGTTCCGCGCGGGCGAGTTCGCGCTGCTGGAGGGCGCATCGGGCAGCGTCGCGGTGCTGGCGATGATCCTGTGGGCGCAGGCGTCCCATCGCCCGGCGGATATCTGGGGGGCCTATGCCGCGTTCTGGGCCTGTCTGGCGGACAATCGGCTCCATGCCGCATCGCGCCTGCGGGCCATGGCCTTGTTCGTCATCGGCGGCGCGGTGCTGGCGACCGCCATGACGGCCATGGTCCATCCCGCCCTTCCGCTGACCGCCACGCTGGCGGCGGTGGCGGTCGCGGCGATCACCTTTGTCGCCGGCCGGTCCTATGGCATGGCCACGGTGGGCATGCTGCTGGGCGTCGTGGTGGTCGTGGCGGCGGAATGGCCGGTCGACGCGGCAGGCCCGATGGCGGTCGGCATCGCGTTCCTGGCCGGTGGCGGCCTGGCGCTGCTGCTTCGGATCGGCAGCGTCTATGTGCTGGAGCGGCCGAACCGTGATCGCGATGCGACGTCCCCCGCCCCGCCCGAGCTTCCCTCGACCCGGTCGGCGCGGCTTCATGCCGCCAGCGCCGGTGTCGCGGTGTTCGCCTGCTTCCTGGCGGCGCATGGCCTGGGGCTGGCCTATCCGCAATGGGCGACGATGACGGCGGTGGTCGTCATCACGGTCAATATCCGCACCTCGTCCTGGCGCGCGGTCGAGCGGATCGCGGGGACGCTGATCGGGACTGCGATCGTGATGGTCCTGATCGGCCACGCCAACGGCCCGGTCGCGCTGGAGGCCCTGGTGCTGCCGCTGGCCGCGCTGACGATCGCGCTGCGTGCGGTCAACTATACCATCTTTGTCGGATGCGTGACGCCCTTGTTCGTCGTGATCGCCAAGATCGCCCTTCCCCTGCAAAGCGCGGGCGCACCCCAGGCACGCGCCGTCGATACGATCGTGGGCACGTCGATCGCCCTCGTGATCTGTACGCTGATCGCGGGGCTCGTGCGATGGATCGACACCAGACGCAGCCCCGCGCCCTCAGCCTGCGGATAA
- a CDS encoding amino acid ABC transporter ATP-binding/permease protein, translating to MTLRTWIAAERRNERRRLWRAGGCAASVAAASVLLLALSGWFLTAAALAGGAGIVAAQAFNYMLPSAAIRLLAIVRTGARYGERLASHGAAFGALARLRPALYRAITAAPPRVALALGRGEATARLIGDVDAVEWRFVRLSGPWGAVAAVMAGAALTLLGGWPAMVATLACAGGVLALALHGARRLEQPGRAVQRATGALREEVAMLGSAAAELRCFALEDWAAARVAAVSDRLADAQIRQAAVAARFEALHATGVAVAAASALMLSLDAGAPVAALAALAAAMTVDGLAPILRASTERGRLREAEARLDAVFDAAADPRPAVGSRGQPILVLDGDRFMPGSRIALTGPSGCGKTTVIEGLLGLRPLRSGRIGIDGRDAADLPPATLRALFAWAPQEAMLIAGTVRDNLRMADPHATEDRLWRALGDAALDTVVRGLPDGLDTWLGDDGARLSGGERRRLSLARAYLGDAPWLLLDEPGEGLDADVAAEVARRLAARLERTGQGMILVSHRPVLSALCERQWAADDASRRSAA from the coding sequence ATGACCCTTCGCACATGGATCGCCGCCGAACGCCGGAACGAGCGTCGCCGACTGTGGCGGGCGGGTGGCTGTGCCGCATCGGTGGCGGCCGCATCGGTACTGCTGCTCGCGCTGTCGGGCTGGTTCCTGACCGCCGCCGCGCTGGCGGGCGGGGCCGGGATCGTGGCGGCGCAGGCGTTCAACTATATGCTGCCCTCCGCCGCGATCCGCCTGCTGGCGATCGTGCGGACCGGCGCGCGCTATGGCGAACGGCTGGCCAGCCATGGCGCGGCGTTCGGCGCGCTCGCCCGGCTGCGCCCCGCGCTCTACCGCGCGATCACCGCCGCGCCGCCCCGGGTCGCGCTGGCGCTGGGGCGGGGCGAGGCCACCGCGCGGCTGATCGGCGATGTCGATGCGGTGGAATGGCGCTTCGTCCGTCTGTCGGGGCCGTGGGGCGCCGTCGCGGCGGTCATGGCGGGCGCGGCGTTGACCCTGCTCGGCGGTTGGCCTGCGATGGTGGCGACGCTGGCCTGTGCCGGGGGCGTCCTGGCCCTGGCCCTTCATGGCGCGCGCCGGTTGGAGCAGCCCGGCCGCGCGGTGCAACGGGCGACGGGCGCGCTGCGCGAGGAGGTGGCGATGCTCGGAAGCGCGGCGGCGGAGCTGCGCTGCTTCGCGCTGGAGGACTGGGCGGCCGCGCGCGTCGCGGCGGTGAGCGATCGCCTGGCCGACGCGCAGATCCGGCAGGCCGCGGTCGCCGCGCGGTTCGAGGCGCTGCACGCGACCGGCGTGGCCGTGGCGGCGGCGTCGGCGCTGATGCTGTCGCTCGACGCCGGTGCGCCGGTCGCCGCGCTCGCGGCGCTGGCGGCGGCGATGACCGTCGACGGGCTCGCGCCGATCCTGCGGGCGTCGACCGAAAGGGGGCGGCTGCGCGAGGCGGAGGCGCGGCTGGATGCGGTCTTCGATGCGGCGGCGGACCCGCGTCCCGCTGTCGGATCGCGCGGCCAGCCGATCCTCGTCCTCGATGGCGACCGGTTCATGCCGGGCAGCCGGATCGCGCTGACCGGGCCATCGGGCTGCGGCAAGACGACGGTGATCGAAGGCTTGCTGGGGCTGCGTCCGCTACGGTCCGGCCGGATCGGGATCGATGGCCGGGATGCGGCCGATCTGCCGCCTGCGACGCTGCGCGCGCTCTTCGCCTGGGCGCCGCAGGAGGCGATGCTGATCGCGGGTACGGTTCGCGACAATCTGCGCATGGCCGACCCGCATGCGACCGAGGATCGTCTGTGGCGGGCGCTGGGCGACGCGGCGCTGGATACGGTGGTGCGGGGCTTGCCGGACGGGCTCGACACATGGCTGGGCGACGATGGCGCGCGATTGTCGGGTGGAGAGCGTCGGCGGCTGTCGCTGGCCCGCGCCTATCTGGGCGATGCGCCCTGGCTGTTGCTCGACGAACCGGGCGAGGGGCTGGACGCCGATGTCGCGGCGGAGGTCGCGCGTCGCCTCGCCGCCCGGCTGGAGCGGACCGGGCAGGGGATGATCCTCGTCAGCCATCGCCCCGTGCTCAGCGCGCTGTGCGAGCGGCAATGGGCGGCGGACGATGCGTCCCGCCGATCCGCCGCCTGA
- a CDS encoding OmpW family protein, which yields MTVIRTAATLFALAATGIGTSAWAQDSGGRDARVGTRAGDVLLRARAILVAPNERSGSILPAFPGEPVKVDDRVMPEVDATYMATDHIGVELIASTTKHAIGGVRGTTGGIGRLASTWVLPPTLTVQYHFTPTRHVRPYVGAGVNYTIFWNEAASDGLESAVGPTRVHLKDSAGWAVQAGVDMDLTRRVFLNLDVKYIDIDTTARLDNAALGRQRVNVSLDPLVFGVGLGLRL from the coding sequence ATGACCGTCATCAGAACCGCCGCCACCCTGTTCGCGCTCGCCGCGACGGGAATCGGTACGTCGGCATGGGCGCAGGATAGCGGGGGACGCGACGCTCGGGTCGGGACTCGCGCCGGGGACGTGCTGCTCCGCGCCCGCGCCATCCTCGTCGCGCCCAACGAGCGGTCGGGCAGCATCCTGCCCGCCTTCCCCGGTGAGCCGGTGAAGGTCGACGACCGCGTGATGCCGGAGGTCGACGCGACCTATATGGCGACCGACCATATCGGCGTCGAACTGATCGCCTCGACCACGAAGCATGCGATCGGCGGGGTGCGGGGCACGACCGGCGGCATCGGCAGGCTCGCCTCCACCTGGGTCCTGCCGCCGACCCTGACCGTCCAATATCACTTCACGCCGACCCGGCATGTCCGGCCCTATGTCGGTGCGGGCGTGAACTATACGATCTTCTGGAACGAGGCGGCTTCGGACGGACTGGAAAGCGCGGTGGGGCCGACCAGGGTCCATTTGAAGGACAGCGCAGGCTGGGCGGTGCAGGCGGGCGTCGATATGGACCTCACTCGCCGGGTCTTTCTGAACCTCGACGTCAAATATATCGATATCGACACCACCGCGCGGCTGGACAATGCCGCGCTGGGCCGCCAGCGGGTGAACGTCTCGCTGGACCCGCTGGTGTTCGGGGTCGGCCTGGGGCTGCGCCTGTGA
- the cydD gene encoding thiol reductant ABC exporter subunit CydD encodes MTTIAHDAPTARMRSRWLKDAAAGRDGTPGLLLLDTLAAIGFAAGIAGGVAAVAGRGAVLPWALLAIGMGMARGWFAMLAVRQGAARAGLVKRAQRRRVVAAALYRQAGMPMDSGQLATQAVDAVEALDGFVARFLPARRAAAIAPILVLAATACASPVAAVILAATLLPFVAAMILAGGAAADESRRQFLALHRLSARFADRVRALSVVLAFRAETRETQAIGAAAQELAERTMRVLRIAFLSSAALEFFAALSVALVAVYCGFSLLGLLPFEAPETLSLPRAFFVLALAPEFYAPMRRLAAAYHDKQGAETAAEMLMPLGGPAGAVPVAAAAGVLTLRDVTIHYPGSDAPAVSRLSLSVGAGETVALLGPSGSGKTSVLHLLLGLAPLSAGTVEMGGLALTSLAGQASWVGQHPLLIAGTIRENLLLAHPEATALALQRAVVVAGLMPMLRRRPGGLDAPLDARGSGLSGGERRRIALARALLNPAPFLLLDEPTAHLDAVAEAALIRTIGGAARGRTTLIATHSPALAAIATRVIHLGPAA; translated from the coding sequence ATGACGACGATCGCCCATGATGCCCCGACCGCCCGGATGCGGAGCCGCTGGTTGAAGGATGCGGCCGCGGGCCGTGACGGGACGCCGGGCCTGCTGCTCCTCGATACGTTGGCCGCCATCGGCTTCGCGGCCGGGATCGCGGGGGGCGTGGCGGCGGTGGCGGGACGGGGGGCGGTGCTGCCCTGGGCCCTGCTCGCGATCGGCATGGGCATGGCGCGCGGATGGTTCGCGATGCTGGCCGTGCGACAGGGGGCCGCGCGCGCGGGACTGGTCAAGCGGGCGCAACGGCGGCGCGTCGTCGCCGCCGCCCTGTATCGGCAGGCGGGCATGCCGATGGACAGCGGCCAGCTGGCGACGCAGGCCGTGGATGCGGTCGAGGCGCTGGACGGGTTCGTCGCCCGTTTCCTCCCCGCACGCCGGGCCGCCGCCATCGCGCCGATCCTGGTCCTGGCCGCGACCGCCTGTGCCAGCCCGGTCGCAGCCGTCATTCTGGCGGCGACGCTGCTGCCCTTCGTCGCGGCGATGATCCTGGCGGGCGGCGCGGCGGCGGACGAGTCGCGGCGGCAGTTCCTTGCGCTGCATCGTCTGTCGGCGCGTTTCGCCGACCGGGTGCGCGCCTTGTCCGTCGTGCTGGCCTTCCGCGCCGAGACACGCGAGACCCAGGCGATCGGCGCCGCCGCGCAGGAACTGGCGGAGCGGACCATGCGGGTCCTGCGGATCGCCTTCCTGTCGTCCGCCGCGCTGGAATTCTTCGCGGCGCTGTCGGTCGCGCTGGTAGCGGTCTATTGCGGTTTCTCGCTGCTCGGCCTGCTGCCCTTTGAGGCCCCTGAGACGCTGAGCTTGCCGCGCGCCTTCTTCGTGCTGGCCCTGGCGCCGGAATTCTATGCGCCGATGCGCCGCCTGGCCGCCGCCTATCATGACAAGCAAGGTGCGGAGACCGCCGCCGAGATGCTGATGCCGCTGGGCGGGCCGGCGGGCGCGGTTCCGGTCGCGGCGGCGGCTGGGGTGCTGACCCTGCGCGACGTCACGATCCATTATCCCGGCAGCGACGCGCCCGCCGTTTCGCGTCTCTCCTTGTCCGTCGGGGCCGGTGAGACAGTGGCGCTGCTGGGGCCGTCGGGCAGCGGCAAGACCAGCGTGCTGCACCTGCTGCTGGGCCTCGCGCCGCTATCGGCCGGAACGGTCGAGATGGGCGGCTTGGCCCTGACTTCGCTGGCGGGGCAGGCAAGCTGGGTCGGCCAGCATCCGCTGCTGATCGCGGGCACGATCCGCGAAAATCTGCTGCTCGCCCATCCCGAGGCCACGGCGCTGGCCCTGCAACGGGCCGTCGTCGTGGCGGGGCTGATGCCGATGCTCCGCCGTCGTCCGGGGGGCCTGGATGCGCCGCTCGATGCGCGGGGAAGCGGGTTGTCGGGCGGCGAACGGCGGCGCATCGCCCTGGCCCGCGCTTTGCTGAACCCCGCGCCCTTCCTGTTGCTCGACGAGCCGACCGCGCATCTCGACGCGGTGGCCGAAGCCGCGCTGATCCGGACGATCGGCGGGGCGGCGCGCGGGCGCACGACGTTGATCGCCACCCATAGCCCCGCGCTTGCCGCCATCGCGACGCGCGTCATCCATCTGGGACCTGCCGCATGA
- a CDS encoding Crp/Fnr family transcriptional regulator — translation MIPNDVCADCAVRDRALCGSLDDRELIALNTIGQRRHVARGQTIAWAGDEAVLCGNLLSGVLKLVAATADGREQTVGLLYPADFFGQPYAGDVDFTLTALTDAELCVFPRVAFERVLEDHQRMERLLLQRTFESLNEARGRMLVLARQSAGEKLAGFLLDMAARAGAGGCRASRDGPLTFDLPLTRGQIADVLGMTIETVSRQLTRMKQSGIIGLPGGRAITISDRDALAARAAA, via the coding sequence ATGATCCCGAACGACGTTTGTGCCGACTGCGCGGTGCGCGACCGGGCCCTGTGCGGCAGCCTCGACGACCGCGAGCTGATCGCGCTCAACACGATAGGCCAGCGCCGCCATGTGGCGCGGGGCCAGACCATCGCCTGGGCGGGCGACGAGGCGGTGCTCTGCGGCAACCTGCTGTCGGGGGTGCTCAAACTGGTCGCCGCCACCGCCGACGGGCGCGAACAGACGGTCGGCCTGCTCTATCCGGCCGATTTCTTCGGACAGCCCTATGCGGGCGATGTCGACTTCACGCTGACCGCGCTGACCGATGCCGAGCTTTGCGTCTTTCCGCGTGTCGCCTTCGAGCGGGTGCTGGAGGATCACCAGCGCATGGAGCGGCTGTTGCTCCAGCGGACCTTCGAGTCGCTGAACGAGGCGCGCGGGCGGATGCTGGTGCTGGCGCGCCAGTCTGCGGGGGAGAAGCTGGCCGGGTTCCTGCTCGACATGGCGGCACGCGCCGGGGCCGGCGGGTGCCGGGCCAGCCGCGACGGGCCGCTCACCTTCGACCTGCCGCTGACGCGCGGACAGATCGCCGACGTGCTGGGCATGACGATCGAGACGGTCAGCCGCCAGCTGACCCGGATGAAGCAAAGCGGGATCATCGGCCTGCCCGGCGGCCGGGCCATCACGATCAGCGACCGCGACGCGCTGGCCGCCCGCGCTGCGGCCTGA
- the cydX gene encoding cytochrome bd-I oxidase subunit CydX has translation MWYFSWVLGLGLAIGFGILNGMWHEFHLPQEEDVSPRH, from the coding sequence ATGTGGTATTTCTCCTGGGTCCTAGGCCTCGGCCTGGCCATCGGCTTCGGCATCCTCAACGGCATGTGGCACGAATTCCATTTGCCGCAGGAGGAGGATGTGTCGCCGCGACACTGA
- a CDS encoding Crp/Fnr family transcriptional regulator — protein MPSDLPPRCAACAGRSMALCDGLDEAALAAIHHIGHRRRLRAGQAFGWIGDPARHCAHLVSGVLKVTRMQADGGVQIVGLLYPGDFVGTLFADRSADAITALGDADLCVYPRQALEEMLVRHPAAGRLLLRRTLATLDEVRRWMPMLARARADARVAALLLDMARRCGAEGDGMFRLPLSRGAMAEALGLAVETVSRHMTALQNDGVIQLCGLRGVRLIDRTRLAIVAG, from the coding sequence ATGCCGTCTGACCTTCCGCCGCGCTGCGCGGCCTGTGCCGGGCGGAGCATGGCGCTGTGCGACGGTCTGGACGAGGCCGCGCTGGCCGCGATCCATCATATCGGTCACCGCCGTCGGCTACGCGCGGGGCAGGCTTTCGGCTGGATCGGCGATCCCGCACGCCATTGCGCGCATCTCGTCTCCGGCGTGCTGAAGGTGACCCGCATGCAGGCGGATGGCGGCGTCCAGATCGTCGGCCTGCTCTATCCCGGCGATTTCGTCGGCACGCTCTTCGCCGACCGGTCCGCCGATGCGATCACGGCGCTGGGCGATGCCGATCTGTGCGTCTATCCGCGCCAGGCGCTGGAGGAGATGCTGGTCCGCCATCCCGCCGCCGGACGACTGCTGCTGCGCCGGACGCTGGCGACTTTGGACGAGGTGCGGCGCTGGATGCCGATGCTGGCCCGCGCCCGTGCCGACGCACGGGTGGCCGCGCTGCTGCTCGACATGGCGCGGCGGTGCGGGGCGGAGGGCGACGGCATGTTTCGCCTGCCCCTGTCACGCGGCGCGATGGCGGAGGCGCTGGGCCTAGCGGTCGAGACGGTCAGCCGCCACATGACCGCCCTTCAGAATGACGGGGTGATCCAGCTTTGCGGTCTGCGCGGCGTGCGCCTGATCGACCGGACGCGCCTCGCCATCGTCGCGGGCTAG
- the cydB gene encoding cytochrome d ubiquinol oxidase subunit II translates to MFDYEMLRLIWWALLGILLIGFALTDGFDLGVAALLPFVARNDAERRMVINSIGPTWEGNQVWFILGGGAIFAAWPFVYAVSFSGFYLAMFLVLAALILRPVGFKYRSKRPDPAWRTRWDWALFVGGLVPALVFGVAVGNVLLGAPFRLDSDLRAFYDGTLLGLFTPFTLLCGLLSVAMLVLHGAAWLSIKVEHGPVHDRARTFGTVAAIAAILLFAGGFAFVAWGGMGYHVVGAVDPLGPSNPLHMTTEAAGGAWLDNYAAYPWMTALPILGFAGPVLALIGIRSRRESLAFAGSSLAATGIIATVGCSIFPFILPSSIDAHSSLTVWNASSTQKTLGIMLFVTIVFLPIVLAYTAWAYRVMFGRVTAEAVRTNPDFY, encoded by the coding sequence ATGTTCGATTACGAGATGTTGCGCCTGATCTGGTGGGCGCTGCTGGGTATATTGCTGATCGGCTTCGCGCTGACCGACGGATTCGACCTGGGGGTCGCCGCCCTCCTGCCCTTCGTCGCGCGGAACGATGCCGAGCGGCGGATGGTCATCAATTCCATCGGGCCGACCTGGGAGGGGAACCAGGTCTGGTTCATCCTGGGCGGCGGGGCGATCTTTGCCGCCTGGCCCTTCGTCTATGCGGTCAGCTTTTCGGGCTTCTACCTGGCGATGTTCCTGGTCCTCGCCGCGCTGATCCTGCGGCCCGTGGGGTTCAAATATCGCAGCAAGCGGCCCGACCCGGCATGGCGCACCCGCTGGGACTGGGCGCTGTTCGTCGGCGGGCTGGTGCCCGCGCTCGTCTTCGGCGTCGCGGTCGGCAACGTCCTGCTGGGCGCGCCCTTCCGCCTCGACAGCGATCTGCGCGCCTTTTACGACGGGACGCTGCTCGGCCTGTTCACGCCCTTCACCCTGCTGTGCGGGCTGTTGTCGGTGGCGATGCTGGTACTGCACGGCGCGGCGTGGCTGTCGATCAAGGTCGAGCACGGGCCGGTCCACGACCGCGCCCGGACGTTCGGGACGGTGGCGGCGATCGCCGCGATCCTGCTGTTCGCGGGCGGTTTTGCCTTCGTCGCCTGGGGCGGCATGGGCTATCATGTCGTCGGCGCGGTCGATCCTCTCGGCCCGTCCAATCCGCTGCACATGACGACGGAAGCGGCGGGCGGCGCGTGGCTGGACAATTATGCCGCCTATCCCTGGATGACGGCGCTGCCCATTCTGGGCTTTGCCGGGCCTGTGCTGGCCCTGATCGGTATCAGGAGCAGGCGAGAGAGCCTCGCCTTTGCCGGGTCGTCGCTGGCCGCGACGGGCATCATCGCCACGGTCGGCTGTTCGATCTTCCCCTTCATCCTGCCCTCCAGCATCGACGCGCATAGCAGCCTGACGGTCTGGAACGCCTCGTCCACGCAGAAGACGCTGGGCATCATGCTGTTCGTCACCATCGTCTTCCTGCCGATCGTGCTGGCCTACACCGCCTGGGCCTACCGGGTGATGTTCGGCCGCGTGACGGCGGAGGCGGTGCGCACCAACCCCGACTTCTACTGA
- a CDS encoding radical SAM protein, with protein sequence MWPYHPDLLARPVPRYTSYPTAAEFGDHVGHADMATALDMVGADEIVSLYLHIPYCRAICWYCGCNTGAANRTARLDAYLARLHAEIDLVAARLKGSGRIARIAFGGGSPNAIPPAAFAALVAHLRTAFASHEATLSLEIDPRGFDADWASVIAETGVARASLGVQTFDPALQAAIGRVQPREQIIRAVALLRAAGVGSINFDLMYGLPGQDDATLAATLEEAIALAPERLAVFGYAHVPHLIPRQRRIDARALPGAAARFGQAALAHDRLTHAGYRAIGFDHFAQGHDPLASAAANGRLRRNFQGFTDDPADIVIGLGASAISAFPDRLLQNAKNAGAWHQAIGAGRFATTRGLHRGPLEQRRARAIADVLCQGVANLEGLPERTAIRERLGRFEQVGLIAWDGACLRLAAEALPYARTIAAAIDAWRNEDDTRFSHAV encoded by the coding sequence ATGTGGCCCTATCATCCCGATCTGCTCGCCCGGCCCGTGCCGCGCTACACCAGCTATCCCACCGCCGCCGAGTTCGGCGACCATGTGGGCCATGCCGACATGGCGACGGCGCTCGACATGGTCGGGGCGGACGAGATCGTGTCGCTCTATCTCCATATCCCCTATTGCCGGGCGATCTGCTGGTATTGCGGGTGCAACACCGGGGCGGCGAACCGGACCGCGCGGCTGGATGCCTATCTCGCGCGGTTACATGCCGAGATCGATCTGGTGGCCGCCCGGTTGAAGGGAAGCGGACGGATCGCCCGGATCGCCTTTGGTGGCGGAAGCCCCAATGCGATCCCGCCCGCCGCCTTCGCCGCGCTGGTCGCCCATCTGCGCACCGCCTTTGCCAGCCACGAGGCGACGCTGTCGCTGGAGATCGATCCGCGCGGTTTCGATGCGGACTGGGCAAGCGTCATCGCGGAGACCGGCGTCGCGCGGGCCAGCCTGGGGGTGCAGACCTTCGACCCGGCACTTCAGGCGGCGATCGGTCGGGTCCAGCCGCGCGAGCAGATTATCCGCGCGGTCGCCCTGTTGCGCGCCGCCGGGGTCGGATCGATCAATTTCGACCTGATGTACGGCCTGCCCGGCCAGGACGATGCGACGCTGGCCGCGACGCTCGAGGAGGCCATCGCGCTGGCCCCGGAACGGCTGGCAGTGTTCGGCTATGCGCATGTGCCGCACCTCATCCCCCGCCAGCGCCGCATCGACGCACGGGCCCTTCCGGGTGCGGCGGCGCGCTTCGGCCAGGCGGCGCTGGCGCATGACCGGCTGACGCATGCAGGCTACCGCGCCATCGGCTTCGATCACTTCGCGCAAGGCCATGATCCGCTGGCAAGCGCGGCGGCGAACGGACGGCTGCGCCGCAATTTCCAGGGCTTTACCGACGATCCCGCCGACATCGTGATCGGCCTGGGCGCCAGCGCGATCAGCGCCTTTCCCGACCGCCTGCTCCAGAACGCCAAGAATGCCGGGGCATGGCATCAGGCGATCGGCGCGGGTCGGTTCGCGACGACGCGCGGCCTTCATCGCGGCCCTCTGGAGCAGCGCCGGGCACGGGCGATTGCGGACGTGCTGTGCCAGGGCGTCGCGAACCTCGAGGGCCTGCCCGAGCGGACCGCCATTCGCGAACGGCTCGGTCGGTTCGAGCAGGTCGGGTTGATCGCCTGGGACGGGGCGTGCCTGCGGCTGGCGGCGGAGGCCCTGCCCTATGCCCGCACCATCGCGGCGGCCATCGATGCCTGGCGCAACGAGGACGATACCCGCTTCAGCCATGCCGTCTGA
- a CDS encoding cytochrome ubiquinol oxidase subunit I — protein MDPGVVDLSRLQFAATALYHFLFVPLTLGLSMMLVIMESVYVMTNRPVWRVTTRFWGKIFGINFVLGVATGLTMEFQFGTNWSYFSHYVGDIFGAPLAIEGLMAFFLEATFVGLMFFGWDRLSKLGHLIVTFLVALGTNLSALWILIANGWMQNPVGATFNPGTMRMEVADFGAVLFNPVAQAKFVHTVSAGYVCASVVVLGVSAFWLLKGRFVSVARRSMTVAAAFGLASSLSVVVLGDESGYALTDNQKMKLAAIEAVWHTEPGPSGLTLFGLPDVKAHETRYKVEIPWVLGLIATRSLDGTVTGMSELVLKAQERIASGVIAYDAVQRLKADPQDRTQRARFEAHKRDLGYALLLKRQMADPRSATPQQIEAAAWDTVPDVGLLFWSFRIMAGIGFAMIALFATAFALCSLRMHMDARWFLKLAVAAIPLPWVAIELGWLVAELGRQPWAIEGVLPTFLATSSLSRGALWTTLAGFTALYGVLAVIEVRLILAAIAHGPEERDDQPGPGPIPAAIPVAA, from the coding sequence ATGGACCCCGGGGTCGTCGACCTGTCGCGGCTGCAATTCGCGGCCACCGCCTTGTATCATTTCCTGTTCGTGCCGCTGACTTTGGGCCTGTCGATGATGCTGGTCATCATGGAATCGGTCTATGTCATGACCAATCGCCCGGTGTGGCGGGTGACGACGCGCTTCTGGGGCAAGATCTTCGGCATCAACTTCGTGCTGGGGGTCGCCACCGGGCTGACCATGGAGTTCCAGTTCGGCACCAACTGGTCCTATTTCTCGCATTATGTCGGCGACATCTTCGGCGCGCCGCTGGCGATCGAGGGGCTGATGGCCTTCTTCCTGGAGGCGACGTTCGTCGGGCTGATGTTCTTCGGCTGGGACCGGCTGTCGAAGCTGGGGCATCTGATCGTCACCTTCCTGGTGGCGCTGGGCACCAATTTGTCGGCGCTGTGGATCCTCATCGCCAATGGCTGGATGCAGAACCCCGTCGGCGCGACCTTCAATCCCGGCACGATGCGGATGGAGGTCGCGGACTTCGGCGCGGTGCTGTTCAATCCGGTGGCGCAGGCCAAGTTCGTCCATACGGTCAGCGCGGGCTATGTCTGCGCCTCGGTCGTGGTGCTGGGCGTGTCGGCCTTCTGGCTGTTGAAGGGGCGGTTCGTCTCCGTTGCGCGCCGGTCGATGACGGTGGCGGCGGCGTTCGGCCTCGCCTCCTCGCTGTCGGTCGTCGTGCTGGGCGACGAGAGCGGCTATGCGCTGACCGACAACCAGAAGATGAAGCTCGCCGCGATCGAGGCGGTCTGGCACACCGAACCCGGCCCGTCGGGGCTGACGCTGTTCGGGCTGCCCGACGTCAAGGCGCACGAGACCCGCTACAAGGTCGAGATCCCCTGGGTCCTGGGCCTGATCGCGACGCGCAGCCTGGACGGCACGGTGACGGGCATGTCCGAACTGGTGCTGAAGGCGCAGGAGCGGATCGCATCGGGCGTGATCGCCTATGACGCGGTACAGCGGCTGAAGGCCGATCCGCAGGACCGGACCCAGCGGGCGCGGTTCGAGGCGCATAAGCGCGACCTGGGCTATGCGCTGCTCCTCAAGCGGCAAATGGCCGACCCGCGCAGCGCGACGCCACAGCAGATCGAGGCGGCGGCATGGGACACGGTGCCCGATGTCGGCCTGCTCTTCTGGAGCTTTCGCATCATGGCGGGGATCGGCTTTGCGATGATCGCGCTGTTCGCGACCGCCTTTGCCCTGTGTTCGCTGCGGATGCACATGGACGCGCGCTGGTTCCTCAAGCTGGCGGTGGCGGCGATCCCGCTGCCCTGGGTGGCGATCGAGCTGGGCTGGCTGGTCGCCGAACTGGGGCGTCAGCCCTGGGCGATCGAGGGCGTGCTGCCCACCTTCCTCGCGACCAGCTCGCTGTCGCGCGGCGCGCTATGGACCACGCTGGCGGGCTTCACCGCGCTGTACGGCGTACTGGCCGTGATCGAGGTCCGGCTGATCCTGGCCGCCATCGCGCACGGGCCGGAGGAACGGGACGACCAGCCCGGCCCCGGCCCGATCCCCGCCGCCATTCCCGTTGCCGCCTGA